The Terriglobales bacterium region CTGGGCAACGACGGCGAGTACTACAACATCAACGCCGACCACATGGCGTCGGCATGCGCTGCCGCTTGCAACGCGCACGCGCTGGTCTTCCTTACCGACGTTGCGGGTGTGAAGGGCGCGGACGGCGCAGTGATCCGCTGGCTGCACGTCAACAGCATTCGCGACATGGTGCAGGATTCGGTGATCAGCGGCGGCATGCTGCCCAAACTCGAGGCCTGTACCAACGCGCTCAGGCGCGGCGTCCACCGCGTGCGCATCCTGCCGGCGGAGAGCGTGGAGGTGCTGCCCGGGTTCTTCACCCATCCCATCGAGTTCGGTACTGAGGTGATCCCGTGAGCGCAGCCCTCACGGCGGTCATGAAGCAGGAGGCAAACCTCCTGTTGCCGACTTACGAACGCTTCCCTGTCCTGTTCGAGCGGGGCGAGGGCGTGTACCTGTACGACTCCACAGGCAGGAAGTACCTGGATTTTCTGGGCGGGATCGGGGTGAACGCGCTGGGCTATTCGCATCCGGCCATCCAGAAGACGATCCGGGAGCAGTCGTCGAAGCTCATCCACATCTCGAACCTGTTCTTCCATCGCTACCAGGCGGAGCTGGCCACGCTGCTGACCGGGATCTCCGGCCTCGACCGCGCCTTCTTCTGCAACAGCGGCACGGAAGCGTGGGAAGGCGCGCTGAAGCTGGCCCGCGCCTATGCCCGCCACATCAGCCATAACAGTCACAGGCCGCGGACCGGGCTGCTGGTGATGGAGAACTCGTTCCACGGCCGGACCTTCGGTTCGCTGGCCACCACGGGGCAGAAGAAATACCGGGAGCCGTTCGCGCCGCTGGTGCCGGGCGTGACCTTCGTCCGCTTCAACGACGTGGCCGACCTGAAGAAGAAGTTCAACGACTCGATCTGCGCCCTCGGGCTGGAGACCGTGCAGGGCGAGGGTGGCGTGCGGCCGGTGTCGCGCGAATTCCTGGCCACCGCGCGCGAATTGACCAAGCGCTCGGGGGCCTTGCTGCTGCTGGACGAGATCCAGTGCGGCCTGGGGCGCACCGGCCGCTACTTCGCGTACCAGCATTACGGGGTGAAGCCCGACATCCTGACCATCGCCAAGCCTCTGGCAGCAGGCTTGCCGCTGGGCGCCATCCTGACGACCTCCCGAGTGTCCAAGGCTTTCCACCCCGGCATGCACGGCACCACCTTCGGCGGCGGGCCGCTGGCGTGCGCCGTGGCCTGCACTTTTGTACGCACGCTGAAGAAGCATGGATTCCTGGCGCACATCGCCCAGACCGGCGCCTACTTTCACAAGGCGTTACTCGGACTCAAGGGGCGCCACCCGCAGGTGGGCGAGGTACGCGGCATCGGGCTGATGCTGGCCGCCCAGCTCGATTCCACCGACCTGGCGAAAGCCGTGGTCAAGCAGATGCTGGAGCGCGGATTTGTGATCAATCGCACCAATGACAACGTGCTCCGCTTCTTGCCTCCGTACATCGTCGAGAAGAAGCACGTGGACCGGATGATCTCGGCCCTTGACCAAGTTCTCAGTGCCAATACCGCGTCGCCGGCAGCAACCCGGCCGGCGTCAAGGAGCAAACCGTGAACGCAACCACACTCGTGTCGCGGCCCGAACTGTTGGGCCCGCACCCGGTCAGCAGTTTTACCGGCCGCGACCTGATTTCCGTGCAGGATTTCTCGCCGGCGGAGGTTTCCTGGGCCCTTGGCCTGGCCGGGGCCATGAAGTCGGACCCGATGGATTTCCGCGGCACACTAGCCGGCAAGCAGCTCGTGCTGTTCTTCGAGAAGCCCTCGCTGCGCACCCGCCTGACCTTCGAGGCCGGCATGAGCGCGCTGGGCGGGACCACGTTCTTCGTGGACCAGACCCAGTCGCGGCTGGGCGCGCGCGAAAGCCTGCGCGACATCGCCAAGAACCTGGAACGCTGGGTCCACGGCGTAGTGCT contains the following coding sequences:
- a CDS encoding aspartate aminotransferase family protein, whose protein sequence is MSAALTAVMKQEANLLLPTYERFPVLFERGEGVYLYDSTGRKYLDFLGGIGVNALGYSHPAIQKTIREQSSKLIHISNLFFHRYQAELATLLTGISGLDRAFFCNSGTEAWEGALKLARAYARHISHNSHRPRTGLLVMENSFHGRTFGSLATTGQKKYREPFAPLVPGVTFVRFNDVADLKKKFNDSICALGLETVQGEGGVRPVSREFLATARELTKRSGALLLLDEIQCGLGRTGRYFAYQHYGVKPDILTIAKPLAAGLPLGAILTTSRVSKAFHPGMHGTTFGGGPLACAVACTFVRTLKKHGFLAHIAQTGAYFHKALLGLKGRHPQVGEVRGIGLMLAAQLDSTDLAKAVVKQMLERGFVINRTNDNVLRFLPPYIVEKKHVDRMISALDQVLSANTASPAATRPASRSKP